The following are from one region of the Apostichopus japonicus isolate 1M-3 chromosome 17, ASM3797524v1, whole genome shotgun sequence genome:
- the LOC139984855 gene encoding NXPE family member 3-like, whose amino-acid sequence MAKSGQFAVFLVFAALSVLYFYFKSPLKIFHKIGSYEERSLPSIRDFSRNGQLFSDIHSCHFLAKKPDRSLLPDNNRGEIRGNQERSLSLTTDVAKSVVEIMNPRDYYHVCDTLAIKIQSRAKQGTWKTYGGDYFRVKLFTDKPYSAIGPDYFFDYDNGTYLALFTLRWPGTVRVDAMLVHPSEAVQILNRTQQGSAATVFTFYGTFETTAPNGTVYTEDVTCGVAPFKPPMCNVSAKHTHGPWFCKKPTNEHLSCDDWAVVFMSTKESSAKLQKTLSKAELAAFKSTKTKLKTLSLPSINVRGAAPDPDALPTCTLAPVTSSVQTRGFYYNNTWQPYHCSLKSFKPNDIQSCMKKKTIHIYGDSTGRQMYYYLQKSTTCDNIEISGEKRCVGNGTTLRYKFHGPPIRGSGKLNAKKLRYVAEEIDDLEGGPDVFIILSIWAHFGVPDGTFYRDRLEAIKSAVGRLWQRSPETKVIVRSANTREHSIGGFILISSDWIALQGEKTLRNVFSQDRRFSFLDVWDMTLVQKSKDSIHPLDPTLIQIMNHLLTMMC is encoded by the exons GATATTCACAGCTGCCATTTTTTAGCAAAGAAACCAGACCGCAGTCTTTTACCAGATAATAATAGAGGGGAAATACGTGGAAACCAAGAAAGATCTCTTTCCTTAACGACGGACGTCGCAAAGTCTGTGGTCGAAATTATGAACCCGCGGGATTATTACCATGTTTGTGACACCCTGGCAATTAAAATCCAGTCACGAGCCAAACAAGGCACGTGGAAGACGTATGGCGGTGATTACTTTCGAGTGAAACTCTTCACTGATAAACCCTATTCTGCCATAGGTCCGGATTATTTCTTTGACTACGACAATGGAACGTATTTAGCATTATTTACACTGAGGTGGCCTGGAACTGTGCGAGTTGATGCGATGCTTGTGCACCCAAGTGAGGCTGTCCAAATCCTGAACAGGACCCAGCAAGGTAGCGCAGCCACAGTCTTCACCTTCTATGGGACGTTTGAGACCACAGCACCAAACGGCACCGTTTATACTGAGGACGTCACTTGCGGGGTAGCTCCATTCAAG CCTCCAATGTGCAACGTCAGTGCAAAACACACGCACGGCCCGTGGTTCTGCAAAAAACCTACCAATGAGCATCTCTCCTGTGACGATTGGGCTGTCGTTTTTATGAGCACGAAAGAATCCTCCGCCAAACTGCAGAAAACTCTCAGCAAAGCTGAATTGGCAGCATTCAAGAG caCGAAGACCAAGTTGAAAACTTTGTCACTACCATCCATCAATGTGAGAGGAGCAGCGCCTGATCCAGATGCATTGCCGACCTGTACTCTAGCTCCCGTGACGTCATCTGTTCAAACTAGAGGCTTCTACTACAACAACACATGGCAACCTTACCATTGCAGTCTCAAATCATTCAAGCCAAATGATATCCAGTCAtgcatgaaaaagaaaaccattCACATTTATGGAGATTCCACCGGAAGGCAAATGTATTATTACCTGCAAAAAAGTACAACCTGCGATAACATTGAAATTTCTGGGGAAAAACGCTGCGTAGGAAACGGTACAACTCTTCGCTATAAATTCCACGGTCCCCCGATAAGAGGTAGCGGAAAGCTAAATGCCAAAAAACTGAGGTATGTAGCAGAAGAAATAGATGACTTGGAAGGTGGGCCTGATGTCTTCATTATATTGTCTATCTGGGCCCACTTTGGGGTTCCAGATGGTACCTTCTACAGGGACCGACTAGAAGCAATTAAAAGTGCTGTTGGTAGACTTTGGCAGAGAAGTCCAGAGACTAAGGTGATAGTCAGAAGTGCTAACACCAGGGAACATTCCATCGGTGGGTTTATCCTTATATCCAGTGATTGGATAGCTTTACAAGGAGAGAAGACATTAAGAAATGTTTTCAGTCAGGATAGAAGGTTTTCATTTTTAGACGTGTGGGACATGACCCTCGTACAGAAATCAAAGGATAGTATTCACCCGTTAGATCCAACGCTCATTCAGATAATGAACCATTTACTAACTATGATGTGTTAA